A genomic segment from Pseudosulfitobacter sp. DSM 107133 encodes:
- the urtB gene encoding urea ABC transporter permease subunit UrtB, giving the protein MTRLIAAALALLLTCVSTYAQDTPGPIQQVLQAHRDTILKSSRTTIGPAIDAVADSGLPQAQAVLEAWSDKDMWLREADGLFFRAEKAEGGYALTDFDSGEVVGVVDKDALDQIKPNSGIRALIGTALVQFQLKDPDPKRRQDALTSISRDPDQALLKPLRNSIEMETDATLKAQKLRLERLLTIGYDADPDARVQAMADMSGDLGVDVRATLNPLVATRRDVVQGDVPEGTNVAAILTPGSDALSKVAAYDMLVAADLAPPRVTDAAIRAALEANIEDGRVGGVAVQQLDSEAARRAAYITLAEAGTVPPFISEDEVQETLDGFTFYDAYFDPSSQVTDAANDALNAIKLKVGMNQAADLTLDALSLASIYFLAAIGLAITFGVMGVINMAHGEFIMMGAYTGYVVQQIIPNHTVSIIVAIPLAFAVTFAAGVAMERLVIRWLYNRPLETLLATFGISIALQQLAKNIFGTQARPLTSPAWLDGALTLNDVVSISYIRIAIFFLALFFLAVFLFIMKRTRLGLETRAVTQNPRMAASMGINPGRVNMLTFGLGSGIAGVAGVAIGLFAKVTSELGSDYIVQSFMTVVVGGVGNIWGTLAGAAMIGFLQKGIEWGNPSNTLAAQTYMIVFIIIFIQFRPRGIIALKGRAAGD; this is encoded by the coding sequence ATGACCAGACTTATTGCCGCCGCGCTGGCCCTGTTGCTGACCTGTGTCAGCACCTATGCGCAGGACACGCCCGGACCGATCCAGCAGGTGCTGCAAGCGCACCGCGACACGATCCTCAAAAGCTCGCGCACGACCATTGGTCCGGCGATTGACGCAGTGGCCGACAGCGGTCTGCCGCAGGCGCAGGCGGTGCTCGAGGCATGGTCGGACAAGGATATGTGGCTGCGCGAGGCCGACGGTCTGTTTTTTCGCGCCGAGAAAGCCGAGGGCGGCTATGCGCTGACCGATTTCGACAGCGGCGAAGTGGTTGGCGTGGTCGACAAGGACGCGCTGGACCAGATCAAGCCCAACAGCGGCATCCGCGCCCTGATCGGCACGGCGCTGGTGCAGTTCCAACTGAAAGACCCCGATCCCAAGCGCCGTCAGGACGCGCTGACCTCGATTTCCCGCGATCCTGACCAAGCGCTGCTGAAACCGCTGCGCAATTCCATCGAGATGGAGACCGACGCGACCCTGAAGGCGCAAAAGCTGCGGCTGGAGCGCCTGTTGACCATTGGTTATGACGCCGACCCCGACGCGCGGGTACAGGCGATGGCCGATATGTCGGGCGATCTGGGCGTCGACGTGCGTGCCACGCTGAACCCGCTGGTCGCCACCCGCCGCGATGTGGTGCAGGGCGATGTGCCCGAGGGCACCAATGTGGCGGCAATCCTGACACCCGGCTCGGACGCGCTGAGCAAGGTTGCGGCCTATGACATGCTGGTCGCCGCCGATCTGGCCCCGCCGCGTGTGACAGATGCGGCCATCCGCGCCGCGCTCGAGGCCAACATCGAGGACGGGCGTGTGGGCGGCGTGGCCGTGCAGCAACTGGACAGCGAGGCGGCGCGCCGCGCGGCCTATATCACGCTGGCCGAGGCAGGCACCGTGCCGCCCTTCATTTCCGAGGACGAGGTTCAGGAGACGCTGGACGGCTTTACCTTCTACGACGCCTATTTCGATCCCTCTTCGCAGGTGACCGACGCGGCCAATGATGCGTTGAACGCGATCAAGCTGAAGGTGGGGATGAACCAGGCCGCCGACCTGACGCTGGACGCGCTGTCGCTGGCGTCGATCTATTTTCTGGCGGCTATCGGCCTTGCCATCACCTTTGGCGTGATGGGTGTGATCAACATGGCGCATGGCGAGTTCATCATGATGGGCGCCTATACCGGCTATGTGGTCCAGCAGATCATTCCCAACCACACGGTGTCGATCATCGTGGCGATCCCGCTGGCCTTTGCCGTGACATTCGCCGCCGGCGTGGCGATGGAGCGGCTGGTGATCCGCTGGCTGTACAACCGGCCGCTTGAGACGTTGCTGGCAACGTTCGGCATCTCGATTGCGCTGCAACAGCTGGCCAAGAACATCTTCGGCACCCAAGCCCGCCCGCTGACCTCGCCCGCGTGGCTGGACGGGGCGCTGACGCTGAACGACGTGGTGTCGATCAGCTATATCCGCATCGCGATCTTCTTTCTGGCGCTGTTCTTCCTCGCGGTGTTCCTGTTCATCATGAAGCGCACGCGGCTGGGGCTGGAAACCCGCGCGGTGACCCAGAACCCGCGCATGGCGGCGTCGATGGGGATCAATCCGGGGCGGGTGAACATGCTGACCTTTGGCCTTGGGTCCGGCATCGCGGGTGTTGCCGGCGTGGCGATTGGCCTGTTCGCCAAGGTGACCTCGGAACTTGGATCAGACTACATCGTGCAAAGCTTCATGACCGTGGTTGTCGGCGGCGTCGGCAACATCTGGGGCACGCTGGCGGGGGCTGCGATGATCGGGTTCCTGCAGAAGGGCATCGAATGGGGCAACCCCAGCAACACGCTGGCGGCACAGACTTACATGATCGTTTTTATCATCATTTTCATCCAGTTCCGGCCAAGGGGCATCATCGCCCTCAAAGGCCGCGCGGCGGGGGATTGA
- the urtC gene encoding urea ABC transporter permease subunit UrtC produces MNRSFVARNPSVLIFLALLALFTLGVTILSEGFGVGMVSTSFVKTLGKTLCLCLVAVAMDLIWGYAGILSLGHFAFFGLGGYMIGMWLMYERTRLIVVDALAQGQIPPTPQEIVDGIGNQIFGVVGSSDFPVIWSFADSLTLQLAMVVLVPGLLALVFGWLAFRSRVTGVYLSILTQAMTLALALYLFQNDSGLRGNNGLSGLQNLPGVSVSQDVVSMWFFWGSALALGLGYLLAAWVVSGKFGSVIRGIRDNEARVRFLGYSVEAYKLAMFTLTACIAAIAGALYYPQAGIINPAEIAPIASIYLAVWVAIGGRGRLYGAVIGAAVVSLLSTWFTGGQAPDVPLGFYTIKWVDWWLVLLGLSFVGVTLFAPQGIGGLFDLISDRLRPDRHGADLGPDQGSLREKEAQQ; encoded by the coding sequence ATGAACCGTTCATTCGTTGCACGAAACCCGTCGGTCCTGATCTTCCTTGCCTTGCTGGCGCTGTTCACGCTGGGGGTCACCATCCTGTCCGAAGGCTTTGGCGTGGGCATGGTGTCCACCAGCTTCGTCAAGACCTTGGGCAAGACGCTGTGCCTGTGTCTGGTGGCCGTCGCGATGGACCTGATCTGGGGCTATGCCGGTATCCTCAGCCTGGGACATTTCGCGTTTTTCGGGCTGGGTGGCTACATGATCGGCATGTGGCTGATGTATGAACGCACCCGTCTGATCGTGGTCGATGCGCTGGCCCAAGGCCAGATACCACCGACGCCCCAAGAGATCGTGGACGGCATCGGCAACCAGATTTTCGGCGTGGTCGGCAGCAGTGATTTCCCTGTCATCTGGTCCTTTGCCGACAGTCTGACGCTGCAACTGGCCATGGTCGTGCTGGTGCCGGGCCTGCTGGCGCTGGTCTTTGGCTGGCTGGCCTTCCGCAGCCGTGTGACGGGCGTGTACCTGTCGATCCTGACACAGGCGATGACCTTGGCGCTGGCGCTGTACCTGTTCCAGAACGACAGCGGCCTGCGCGGCAACAACGGCCTGTCGGGCCTGCAAAACCTGCCGGGCGTGAGCGTATCGCAGGACGTGGTGTCGATGTGGTTCTTCTGGGGCTCGGCGCTGGCGCTGGGGTTGGGCTATCTGCTGGCGGCATGGGTGGTGTCGGGCAAGTTCGGCTCGGTCATCCGCGGCATCCGCGACAACGAGGCGCGCGTGCGGTTCCTGGGCTATTCGGTCGAGGCGTACAAGCTGGCGATGTTCACGCTGACCGCCTGTATCGCCGCCATTGCCGGGGCGCTGTATTACCCGCAGGCGGGCATCATCAACCCGGCTGAAATCGCTCCCATCGCGTCGATCTATCTGGCGGTCTGGGTGGCCATCGGCGGGCGCGGGCGGCTGTATGGTGCCGTGATTGGTGCGGCGGTGGTCAGCCTGCTGTCCACATGGTTCACCGGCGGGCAGGCACCGGACGTGCCGCTGGGCTTTTACACGATCAAATGGGTCGACTGGTGGCTGGTGCTGCTGGGGCTGTCCTTTGTCGGCGTCACCCTGTTCGCCCCCCAAGGCATCGGCGGGCTGTTCGACCTGATCAGCGACCGGCTGCGCCCGGATCGCCACGGGGCCGACCTTGGTCCCGATCAGGGATCGCTGCGCGAGAAGGAGGCCCAGCAATGA
- the urtD gene encoding urea ABC transporter ATP-binding protein UrtD, which yields MSTLLEVSGVSVSFDGFRAINNLSFRIADAEMRAVIGPNGAGKTTFMDIVTGKTKPDEGRVLWGEKSVSLLKMSEAKIAQAGVGRKFQKPTVFEDQSVQENLLMALKKPRGWLPVLSYRPSDEDLAKVATLAGDIGLGDALLRKSGELSHGQKQWLEIGILLAQEPRLLLVDEPAAGMTPEEREKTTDILVEAAKTRAVVVVEHDMEFVRRLNCKVTVLHEGSVLAEGSLDHVTSNQDVIDVYLGR from the coding sequence ATGAGCACGCTTTTGGAAGTCTCCGGCGTTTCGGTCAGCTTTGACGGCTTTCGCGCCATCAACAACCTGTCCTTCCGCATCGCGGATGCCGAAATGCGCGCGGTGATCGGGCCGAACGGCGCGGGCAAGACCACGTTCATGGACATCGTCACCGGCAAGACCAAGCCCGACGAAGGCCGCGTTCTGTGGGGTGAAAAATCGGTGTCCTTGCTGAAAATGTCCGAAGCGAAGATCGCGCAGGCGGGCGTGGGGCGCAAGTTTCAAAAGCCCACGGTGTTCGAGGATCAAAGCGTGCAGGAGAACCTGCTGATGGCGCTGAAAAAGCCGCGCGGCTGGTTGCCGGTGTTGTCCTATCGGCCCTCGGACGAAGATCTGGCCAAAGTCGCCACGCTGGCAGGCGACATCGGCTTGGGCGACGCGCTGCTGCGCAAGTCGGGCGAGTTGAGCCACGGGCAAAAGCAATGGCTGGAGATCGGTATTCTGCTGGCACAGGAGCCGCGCCTGCTGCTGGTGGACGAACCGGCCGCCGGTATGACGCCGGAAGAACGCGAGAAAACCACCGACATTCTGGTCGAGGCCGCCAAGACCCGCGCCGTGGTCGTTGTGGAACACGATATGGAGTTCGTGCGCCGCCTGAACTGCAAGGTCACCGTGCTGCACGAAGGGTCGGTTCTGGCCGAAGGATCGCTGGACCATGTCACATCAAATCAGGACGTCATCGACGTCTATCTGGGGCGCTGA
- the urtE gene encoding urea ABC transporter ATP-binding subunit UrtE translates to MLSLNDLTLHYGHSQILNGISMQAAQGEVTCVMGTNGVGKTSLIKAISGTHPRTAGTLSLDGQDLPVLPAHKLAHLGVAYVPQGREIFPLMTVKENLETGFVCLPPEEHFIPDHIYDLFPVLKDMTSRRGGDLSGGQQQQLAIARALITKPKLLLLDEPTEGIQPNIIQQIGNVIRLLRDQGDMAIVLVEQYFEFAYDLADRFVVLRRGAVVLEGAKADVPKAEVLRGVSV, encoded by the coding sequence ATGCTGAGTTTGAATGACCTGACGCTGCACTATGGCCACAGCCAGATCCTGAACGGGATTTCGATGCAGGCGGCACAGGGCGAAGTCACCTGCGTGATGGGCACCAATGGCGTGGGCAAAACCAGCCTGATCAAGGCGATATCCGGCACCCACCCGCGCACGGCGGGCACGTTGTCGCTGGACGGGCAGGACCTGCCGGTGCTGCCTGCACACAAGCTGGCGCATCTGGGCGTGGCTTACGTGCCGCAGGGGCGCGAGATTTTCCCGCTGATGACGGTGAAAGAGAACCTTGAAACCGGCTTTGTCTGCCTGCCGCCGGAGGAACATTTCATCCCGGATCATATTTACGATCTGTTTCCCGTGCTCAAGGACATGACATCGCGGCGCGGCGGCGATCTGTCGGGCGGGCAGCAACAGCAACTGGCTATTGCGCGGGCGCTGATCACCAAGCCCAAGCTTTTGCTGCTGGACGAACCCACCGAGGGCATCCAGCCCAACATCATCCAGCAGATCGGCAACGTGATCCGCCTGTTGCGCGATCAGGGTGACATGGCGATCGTGCTGGTCGAGCAGTATTTCGAATTCGCCTATGATCTGGCCGACCGTTTTGTCGTGCTGCGACGCGGGGCGGTGGTGCTGGAAGGGGCCAAGGCCGACGTGCCCAAGGCCGAGGTGCTGCGCGGCGTTTCCGTCTGA